The following proteins are co-located in the Gloeocapsa sp. PCC 7428 genome:
- a CDS encoding DUF1622 domain-containing protein: MVSAVNWIENFNFLIDIETIVRILDQQVVSLIQLLALFVISIGIVKALLIFVQQALFQSHSGTAFQKSRLEMGYSFSLGLSFLVGASILKTIIAPTWDDIGKLGAIILIRTVLNYLLLQAIAKQSLTNSTDIDKSQPQSCDRKC, translated from the coding sequence ATGGTGTCAGCAGTAAATTGGATAGAAAATTTTAATTTTTTAATAGATATAGAAACAATCGTTCGGATCTTAGATCAGCAAGTAGTAAGTCTAATTCAATTGCTTGCCCTGTTTGTTATTTCTATAGGTATTGTTAAAGCTTTACTCATTTTTGTGCAACAAGCTTTATTTCAATCACATTCGGGTACTGCTTTTCAAAAAAGCCGCTTAGAAATGGGCTATTCTTTTTCTTTGGGACTCAGCTTTCTTGTTGGTGCTAGTATTTTAAAAACAATCATCGCACCTACTTGGGATGATATCGGTAAACTAGGTGCAATTATTTTGATTCGGACAGTTTTGAACTATCTGCTTTTGCAAGCAATTGCTAAACAATCACTAACAAACAGTACCGATATTGATAAAAGTCAGCCGCAGTCATGCGATCGCAAGTGCTAA